Proteins co-encoded in one Streptomyces sp. NBC_01571 genomic window:
- a CDS encoding MFS transporter, whose amino-acid sequence MQDVAPVINLARGGKSPRLAFSSAVVSLVASFAATAAPIPLFNTYRAEDGFTNASISLAVVTYSVGTIATLLVLGRLSNHLGRRLTAIASLGLLLLGCLLLLNVHDIGTLLAGRLLMGVGAGLASSSLTSYIVDTAPARPEWLASVASSQGPMLGLTLGAVTSGALVQFAPWPRDLIYLVCAVLLVLATALIVISPETAKSTPGAWRSLIPRVHVAARVRHLLPVAAAVFLATWATGAFYQAFMPALVADQLHTHSPLLLGLVFAAYMAPSVLGAPVGGRFTSMAAQRIGMTIFLAGWIGIVAAIAIGTLALFIAATVVAGAGQGIAISAATRGLLHGSTLADRAPIFSAIYLLCYSGAAFPSLISGQLSNAFPLPQIALGYGGLAIVATLFTVLAARNPYTDTSSTVSNHDDSHRHPGLTRP is encoded by the coding sequence ATGCAAGACGTGGCACCAGTGATCAACCTGGCGCGCGGGGGCAAATCGCCCCGGCTGGCATTCTCATCTGCGGTGGTCTCCCTGGTGGCCTCGTTTGCTGCGACGGCCGCTCCGATCCCCCTGTTCAACACCTACCGGGCCGAGGACGGGTTCACCAACGCCAGCATCTCACTGGCCGTCGTCACGTACTCCGTCGGCACTATCGCCACCCTGTTGGTGCTGGGACGACTGTCCAATCATCTGGGCCGGCGGCTCACCGCGATCGCCAGCCTCGGGCTGCTCCTGTTGGGCTGTCTGCTCCTGCTGAACGTGCACGACATCGGCACCCTGCTGGCCGGTCGGCTACTGATGGGCGTCGGTGCGGGGTTGGCCAGCAGCAGCCTCACCTCCTACATCGTCGACACCGCACCCGCCAGGCCGGAATGGTTGGCCTCCGTCGCGTCCAGCCAGGGACCCATGCTCGGCCTCACCCTCGGCGCCGTCACCTCCGGCGCCCTGGTCCAGTTCGCCCCCTGGCCACGCGATCTCATCTACCTGGTTTGCGCCGTTCTCCTCGTACTGGCAACCGCACTCATCGTCATCAGTCCGGAAACCGCGAAGTCGACGCCAGGCGCTTGGCGATCACTGATACCCCGGGTCCACGTAGCGGCCCGGGTCAGGCACCTCCTCCCTGTCGCGGCCGCGGTGTTCTTGGCCACCTGGGCCACCGGGGCCTTCTACCAGGCCTTCATGCCCGCACTGGTCGCAGATCAACTCCACACCCACAGTCCACTCCTCCTCGGACTGGTCTTCGCTGCCTACATGGCCCCCAGCGTTCTCGGCGCTCCCGTCGGCGGCCGCTTCACATCCATGGCGGCTCAACGCATCGGCATGACCATCTTCCTGGCCGGATGGATCGGCATCGTTGCAGCGATCGCCATCGGCACACTGGCGCTGTTCATCGCCGCAACCGTCGTCGCCGGAGCCGGTCAAGGCATTGCCATCAGTGCCGCCACCCGCGGCCTGCTGCACGGCAGCACACTCGCCGACCGGGCGCCGATCTTCAGCGCGATCTACCTCCTCTGCTACAGCGGCGCCGCCTTCCCCAGCCTCATCTCGGGCCAACTCTCGAACGCCTTCCCGCTACCGCAGATCGCCCTCGGATACGGCGGACTTGCCATCGTCGCCACCCTGTTCACCGTCCTTGCTGCACGCAACCCGTACACCGACACGTCGAGCACGGTGAGTAATCATGATGATTCTCACCGTCATCCAGGCCTCACCCGACCCTGA